TGGTGATCGTCGGGGCGGGGGGGCTGGGGCTGATGGCGGCGCGCCTGGTGGGATCGATGACCTCCGCCGCCGTGACCTTCGTGGACGTGGACGAGCGCAAGCTGGAGGCGGCGCGCCGCTTCGGGGACTTCGCCACCCTCGATTCGCGCCGGGTGGACGCGCGGGAGGAGCTGCTGCGCCGCACCGGGAGCCGCGGGGTGGCCGCCGTGGTCGACTTCGTCGGGTCGTCGGAGACGGCGGCGCTGGGACAGGGCGTCCTGGCGAAGAACGGGACGCTGGTGATCGTGGGGCTCTTCGGCGGGGAGCTCGCGGTCCCCACGCACTTCTTCCCCCTCCGGAACGCCACCATCCGCGGCTCGTACACGGGGAGTCTCCAGGAGCTGAGGGCGCTCCTAGAGATGGTGCGGGAGCAGGCGCTGCCGCCCCTGCCGGTGGCCTGCCACCCCATGGAGGAGGTCCCACGGCTCCTGCAGGAGATGCGGGAGGGCCGCGTGCTGGGGCGCGCGGTGGTCACCCCCGCCCCCCACACCTGACCCCGCGCACATGCCCAGACAGGACCCCCATTCCCGCGGCGACTACGCGCACTTCCTCACCGTCCCCACGCGGTGGATGGACAACGACGCGTACGGGCACGTGAACAACGTGGTCTACTACTCGTACTTCGACACGGTGGTGAACCGCTACCTGATCGACGCGGGGGTCCTCGAGCTCGGCCGGAGCCCCGTCGTCGGGCTGGTGGTGGAGACCGGGTGCCAGTTCTTCCGGCCCGTCGCCTTCCCGGACACCCTGCAGGCGGGGCTGCGCGTGGCGCACGTGGGGACCAGCAGCGTCCGCTACGAGGTCGGAATCTTCCGCGAGGGCGAGGAGACCGCCGCCGCGCAGGGGCACTTCGTCCACGTGTACGTGGAGCGCGGATCGAACGCGCCCACCCCGGTTCCCGAGCCCATGCGCGCGGCTCTGGAGCGGATCCGCGTCCCCGCGGAAACGGACCCCGTTCCGGGGTAGACCAAAGAGAAACCGAAACCACCCAGCGGGGTACAATCTGACGTCCATCGTGCCCGGGCGCATGCACTTACGCGAGCCCGGGCCCGTGCCTTCTCCGGACGTCAGGTGGTACCCCCATGGCTCGATCTTCTGCGCTCGGAAAGAGCGACACCGCTCCCCCGCGCTCGCCGCGCTCCCGGCCCTCTCCGCTCCCGCTGGAGGAGGAGGTGCCCGCCTGGACGGAGGGCGGCCTGCTGCTGCCGGAGCAGCCCACGGTGGAGCACGCGCGCCGCGTCCTGCGGCGCTACTGGGGACACGGCGACTTCCGCCCGGGCCAGCGCGAGGTCATCGCCTCCGTGCTGGAGCGCCGGGACGTCCTGGCCGTGCTCCCGACGGGGGCCGGGAAGAGCGTCATCTACCAGGCGAGCGCCATGCTCCTCCCCGGGGTGACGCTGGTGGTGTCTCCGCTCATCTCGCTCATGCAGGACCAGATCGAGAGCCTCAAGGCGAAGGGCGTCCCGGCGGAGTTCATCAACTCCACGCTCACGCCGCGCCAGGCGGAGAAGCGCCTCCTCATGGCGGAGGACGGCGAGGTCAAGCTCCTCTACGTGGCCCCTGAGCGCTTCGACAGCCCCACCTTCTGCGAGCGGATCCGGCGGGTGGACGTGAGCCTCTTCGCGATCGACGAGGCGCACTGCCTTTCCGTCTGGGGCCACGACTTCCGCCCCGCCTACATGCGCCTGGGGCACCAGCGGACCCTGCTGGGCCACCCCCCCGTCCTGGCGGTGACCGCGACGGCCACCCCCCAGGTCCGCGAGGACATCGTGCGGGGGCTGGAGCTGGACGATCCCGCCCTGCACCTCTTCCCCTTCGACCGGCCCAACCTGGCCTGGCGCGTCGTGCGGGTGGAGACGGAGGACGAGAAGGCGGAGGCGCTGGTGCGCGAGCTCCGGGGCGTGCCCGGGAGCGCCATCGTCTACGCGTCCACGCAGAAGACGGTCGACCAGGTGGCCGACCTGCTGAACGAGCGGGGGCTCCCGGCCATCGCGTACCACGCGGGGAAGGGGACCCGGGAGCGGGCCGCGCTGCAGGAGCGCTTCATGAGCTCCGAGGCCCGCGTCGTGGTGGCGACCAACGCCTTCGGGATGGGGATCGACAAGAGCGACGTCCGCAAGGTGGTCCACTACAACTTCCCGAGCACCATCGAGAGCTACTACCAGGAGGGGGGACGCGCGGGGCGCGACGGGCGCCCGGCGGAGTGCGTCATGCTGTACTCCCCCAAGGACGCGAGCACGCACGAGTTCCTCCTCGCGCTGACGCACCCCACCCGGTCGTGGTACGTCGCCGTGTACCACGCGCTCCGTGAGAACGTGGAGGCGGACGGCACGCTCGCCATCACCCAGGCCGAGCTGGCCCGCCGCATGGAGTGGCCGGTCGCCAACCCGCTGAGCCACTGCCTGCGGGTGCTCCACCGGGCGGGGATCGTGCATCACACCACCCGCAGGACGGCGGCCTTCTTCATCGTGGTCCGCAAGGGCCCGGAGCAGATCCGCGACATCCTGCAGGGCGACCGGCGGCTCGACGACCTCCACGTCCTGCGCGAGCTCTGGAAGATGGGCGGGGGGAAGCGCCTGTACCGGGGGAGCTGGGTCCGGGCGCGCGACCTGGCGAGCATCCAGGGCGAGATCAAGACCGTACGCAGGTCGCTCAAGCGGCTCCAGGAGGAGGGGATCCTCACCTGGGAGGAGGAGGAAGCGGGCACCCGCCTCCTCCAGCCGAAGCTGGACCCGGCCCGCCTTCCGCTCCCGTACGACGAGCTGGAGCAGCGCCGCGTGCGCGAGATGGCGAGGCTCGCGCGCATCATGGCCTACGCCGAGACCGGCCGGTGCCGCCGCGGCGACCTGCTCCGCTACTTCGGGGATTCGCAGGCCACGGACCGGTGCAGCGCCTGCGACAACTGCCGCGGGCGGGGGGCGAGGGCGGCCTGAGGGCGGCCGGGGGACGTCTCCGGGGGGACTCCCTGTGGACGGGGTTTCACGTTATCTTCGGCTCCCGTCTCGCCTTACAGGATACTCGGCCCCCTCGATGAACGTATATTCGCTCGCACTCCTCGCCACCGCGCTCCATGCCGCACCCCACCCGAATCCGACCGACGGCGGCGAGTACCGCGGGGCGGAGCGGCAGCTCGCGGTGCAGCTCCCTCGCGTGGCGGAGGCGGCGGTGCGCATCGACGGCAGCCTGGACGAGGAGGTCTGGTCGCGCGCGGCGCT
The Longimicrobiaceae bacterium DNA segment above includes these coding regions:
- a CDS encoding alcohol dehydrogenase; amino-acid sequence: MRSLQLIEFGEPLEWREAPTPEPRGGEVLLRTLATGVCHSDLHLWEGYYGEDGRGRVYVKDRGVRLPLTLGHEIVGRVVAAGPAAEGAAEGDVRLVYPWIGCGECRHCRAESPQMCAAPRSLGIFSQGGYSDHVLVPDARFLVEIGDLPPAEACSYACAGLTAFSALRKTLPLDPDEELVIVGAGGLGLMAARLVGSMTSAAVTFVDVDERKLEAARRFGDFATLDSRRVDAREELLRRTGSRGVAAVVDFVGSSETAALGQGVLAKNGTLVIVGLFGGELAVPTHFFPLRNATIRGSYTGSLQELRALLEMVREQALPPLPVACHPMEEVPRLLQEMREGRVLGRAVVTPAPHT
- a CDS encoding thioesterase family protein; amino-acid sequence: MPRQDPHSRGDYAHFLTVPTRWMDNDAYGHVNNVVYYSYFDTVVNRYLIDAGVLELGRSPVVGLVVETGCQFFRPVAFPDTLQAGLRVAHVGTSSVRYEVGIFREGEETAAAQGHFVHVYVERGSNAPTPVPEPMRAALERIRVPAETDPVPG
- a CDS encoding ATP-dependent DNA helicase RecQ, coding for MARSSALGKSDTAPPRSPRSRPSPLPLEEEVPAWTEGGLLLPEQPTVEHARRVLRRYWGHGDFRPGQREVIASVLERRDVLAVLPTGAGKSVIYQASAMLLPGVTLVVSPLISLMQDQIESLKAKGVPAEFINSTLTPRQAEKRLLMAEDGEVKLLYVAPERFDSPTFCERIRRVDVSLFAIDEAHCLSVWGHDFRPAYMRLGHQRTLLGHPPVLAVTATATPQVREDIVRGLELDDPALHLFPFDRPNLAWRVVRVETEDEKAEALVRELRGVPGSAIVYASTQKTVDQVADLLNERGLPAIAYHAGKGTRERAALQERFMSSEARVVVATNAFGMGIDKSDVRKVVHYNFPSTIESYYQEGGRAGRDGRPAECVMLYSPKDASTHEFLLALTHPTRSWYVAVYHALRENVEADGTLAITQAELARRMEWPVANPLSHCLRVLHRAGIVHHTTRRTAAFFIVVRKGPEQIRDILQGDRRLDDLHVLRELWKMGGGKRLYRGSWVRARDLASIQGEIKTVRRSLKRLQEEGILTWEEEEAGTRLLQPKLDPARLPLPYDELEQRRVREMARLARIMAYAETGRCRRGDLLRYFGDSQATDRCSACDNCRGRGARAA